The following proteins are encoded in a genomic region of Channa argus isolate prfri chromosome 3, Channa argus male v1.0, whole genome shotgun sequence:
- the usp34 gene encoding ubiquitin carboxyl-terminal hydrolase 34 isoform X3: protein MCENCAELVEVLNEISDADGSEGSFQLKKEHALRVLGYISSWTQRQCLCCFKEYKHLEVFNQLVYALINLVIAQISSLRDCLCSVQDHTHKAGISGTDGVGSEWSEGESGPGALPQPSSPGEDEHVNVERDSAEEDADTPDLNQEKTQSKDQTQGDNQHGKAQVEALGPVESCSVSGGSDGGVGASSSNSSSSSSSSDNQDSFSSWSTEEREKLLLCAAKIFQIQFPLYTAYKHNTHPTIEDISAHESNILGSFCDMNDVEVPLHLLRYVCLFCGKHGLSLMKECFELGTPETLPFPIAHAFITIVSNIRIWLHIPAVMQHIIPFRTYVIRYLCKLSDQELRQSAARNMADLMWSTVKEPLDSALCFDKESLDLAFKYFMSPTLTMRLAGLSQITNQLHTFNDVCNNESLVSDTETSIAKELADWLIHNNVVEHIFGPNLHIEIIKQCQVILNFLAAEGRLSTQHVDCIWAAAQLKHCSRYIHDLFPSLIKNLDPVPLRHVLNLVSGLHPSAHTEQTLYLASMLIKALWNNALAAKAQLSKQSSFASLLNTNIPMGNKKGSPAASPDSSDNSDTQHSGGSDMEMDDQMMTGSNRSQQRLSDTEESMQGSSDETANSVEEGSSGPGSSSGRSEASSNEAASSRASQSAGSPGSEMHSDDMVDSEALKEEEEEDEEEDDEDDEEDEDEEEDDEGNRSAAEGGQPKEAREQTESRKRKAGEALGDGSNQGAGPSGSGVGAKSKVLPFSPETSSVMITAASSLEGRMRILDACSTSSSARPEGTEPQEQPSDIDPSQMVQGPQEPPCLPRPGDFLGEAIGSELFNCRRFIGPQHHHHHHHHHHHHHHHEGPMVEDMLSADDVSCSSSQVSAKSEKNMADFDGEESGCEEELVQINSHAELSSHLQQHLPNLASIYHEHLVQGPAVHKHQYSSSHAVTDINLDNVCKKGNTLLWDLVQDEDAIHLSEGLINEAEKLLCSLVCWFTDRQIRMRFIEGCLDNLAHHRSVVVSLRLLPKLFGTFQQFGSSYDTHWITMWAEKELHMMKLFFDDLQHYIQEVRDHRHKFALYSHSAEVQVRLQFLTCVFSTLGSPDHFRLSLEQVDILWHCLVEDAECYDDALHWFLNQVRSKDQHAMGMETYKHLFLEKMPQLKPETISMTGLNLFQHLCNLARLATSALDNASSCELCGMDQLWGIALRAQSADISRAAIQYINSYYINAGKTGLEKEQEFIRKCMESLLMASANLEEDSHSSLTSIERGLLMLKTHLEAFRRRFAYHLRQWQIEGTGISSHLKALSDKQSLPLRIVCQPAGLPDKMTIEMYPSDQVADLRAEVTHWYENLQKEQMNQQAQLQEFGQSGRQTGDFPGGLMGPVRMISSGHELTTDYDEKTLHELGFKDMQMVFVSLGAPRRERKGEGVQLPASCLPPPQKEHIPMLLLLQEPHLTTLFELLEMLACFKPPSPSTEKVHESPESARCEELHLHAENLSRRVWELLMLLPTCPKMLQAFQNISDDTNGEGLCWKELLKIKSPHKLLYALEIIEALGKPNRRIHRESTGSYSDLYPDSDDSSEDQIENSKNTWSCKFVSSGGLQLLLEIFNSGILEPKDQESWTVWLLDCLACLLKLICQFAVDPADLDLAYHDVFSWSGLADSQRKRAWPGKSRKSTVDHGKGLHIPRLTEVFLSLVQGTNLIQRLINVAYTYDNLAHRVLKAQSDHRSRHEVTHYSMWLLVSWAHCSSTVKSSLADSDHLHDWLKKLTLLVPEPAVRHEACNGLYKLSLSGLEGGESINRSFLLLAASTLLKFLPDAQALKPLRVEDYEEEPLLRTGCKEYFWLLCKLIDNIHVKDASQKVSPSLSLAGSMQTTLLDLDALARHLADCIRSREILDQQDGMIEDDGLTGLLRLATSVLKHKPPFKFSREGQEFLRDVHNLLFLLPSLADRAQPKCKSHAARAAAYDLLVETVKGSVENYRLLHNWVMSQHMQASHAPYKWDYWPHDDVRAECRFVGLTNLGATCYLASTIQQLYMIPEARQAVFTAKYSEDIKHKTTLLELQKMFTYLMESERKAYNPRPFCKTYTMDKQPLNTGEQKDMTEFFTDLITKIEEMSQELKHTVKTLFGGVITNNVVSLDCDHVSQTAEEFYTVRCQVADMKNIYESLDEVTIKDTLEGDNMYTCSQCGKKVRAEKRACFKKLPRILSFNTMRYTFNMVTMMKEKVNTHFSFPLRLDMTPYTEDFLMGKGERKEGFREEREANVTESYEYDLIGVTVHTGTADGGHYYSFIRDIVNPHAYKNNKWYLFNDAEVKPFDSAQLASECFGGEMTTKTYDSVTDKFMDFSFEKTHSAYMLFYKRVELEEENGKDFSFDVSPDLLEWIWHDNMQFLQDKNIFEHTYFGFMWQLCSSIPSTLPDPKAVSLMTAKLSTSFVLETFIHSKEKPTMLQWIELLTKQFNNSQAACEWFLDRMADDNWWPMQILIKCPNQIVRQMFQRLCIHVIQRLRPVHAHLYLQPGMEDGSDDMDGPVEDIGSRSCVTRFVKTLLSIMEHGVKPHSKHLTEYFAFLYEFAKMGEEESQFLLSLQAISIMVHFYMGTKGPENPQVEVLSEEEGEEEDEEEDILSLAEEKYRPAALEKMIALIALLVEQSRSERHLTLSQSDMAALTGGKGFPFLFQHIRDGINIRQTCNLIFSLCRYNNRLAEHIVSMLFTSIAKLTPEAANPFFKLLTMLMEFAGGPPGMPSFASYILQRIWEPKLSEPAIATNHNKQALLSFWYNVCVDCPENVRLVVQNPVVTKNIAFNYILADHDDQEVVLFNRGMLPAYYGILRMCCEQSPTFTRQLASHQNIQWAFKNLTPHASQYPGAVEELFNLMQLFVAQRADMREEELEDIKQFKKTTISCYLRCLDGRSCWTTLISAFRVLLENDEDRLLVVFNRGLILMTESFNTLHMMYHEATACHVTGDLVELLSIFLSVLKASRPYLQRKDVKQALIQWQERIDFAHKLLTLLNSYSPPELRNACLDVLKELVLLSPHDFLHTLVPFLQHNHCTYHHSNIPMSFGPYLPCRENMKLMGAKNNIRPPRPELNMCLLPSMVENSRGKDEVYDRMLLDYFLSYHQFIHLLCRVAINCEKFTDTLVKLSVLIAYEGLPLHLALLPKLWTELCQSQSVLAKTCVKLLCEDPAFSEYIKCILMDERTFLNNNVAYSFLTCFLHKVQVLSGSSCSNLIGVLVTNLLSEQNSLQPELAAHRLELSKISGLLNADLRALVLLLSVQPPQAIDPGLCPTLQELLVRCRVCVQQRNALELEAKDHKAKAEEEGATPVKRRRVSSDDDRPSEAAAAAPLCVASTTSSSSALPSCSEPKPDPQEPLTPTSTSDTETRDSSSLIDPGTEQDPPSPDPAPVSSGNLGSSPKEEKMEASSSSSSSFSSSSSLLQEAGEGFTQGDGEEREPPQLMATGEEEDAGQQEGRREEAASAHEEVKEASLKTSSSSAPPLSEDTGFPSALGLVGEGPEPCSGHASSSQAFPSAPPDMLDMLYRTVEATIAIVTKLSAKGPPSS, encoded by the exons GTACTTGTGTAAGCTGTCGGACCAGGAGCTGCGGCAGAGTGCGGCACGTAACATGGCCGACCTGATGTGGAGCACGGTGAAGGAGCCACTTGACAGCGCACTGTGCTTCGACAAAGAGAGCCTGGACCTCGCCTTCAAGTACTTCATGTCCCCCACGCTCACCATGAGGCTGGCTGGACTCAGCCAAATCACG aACCAGCTTCACACCTTCAACGATGTGTGCAACAACGAGTCACTGGTGTCTGACACAGAAAC GTCCATAGCAAAGGAACTAGCTGACTGGCTGATCCACAACAATGTGGTGGAGCACATTTTTGGACCAAATTTGCACATTGAG atCATTAAGCAGTGCCAAGTGATCCTGAATTTCTTGGCCGCAGAGGGTCGACTCAGCACGCAGCATGTTGACTGTATTTGGGCTGCAGCTCAG cttAAACATTGTAGCCGCTACATCCACgacctttttccttctctcatcAAAAACCTGGACCCAGTGCCTCTCCGACACGTCCTCAACCTGGTGTCAGGCCTTCACCCCAGTGCCCACACAGAGCAG ACCTTGTACCTGGCCTCCATGCTGATCAAGGCTCTGTGGAACAACGCCCTGGCAGCAAAGGCCCAGCTCTCCAAACAGAGCTCCTTTGCCTCTCTGCTTAACACCAACATCCCCATGGGCAACAAGAAAG GTTCTCCAGCTGCAAGTCCAGATAGCAGTGACAACAGCGACACTCAGCACAGCGGCGGCAGTGACATGGAGATGGACGATCAGATGATGACGGGCAGCAACAGGAGCCAGCAAAGGCTGTCCGACACGGAG GAGTCAATGCAGGGCAGCTCAGATGAGACGGCTAACAGCGTGGAAGAAGGCAGCAGCGGACCGGGAAGCAGCAGTGGCAGGAGCGAAGCTTCCAGCAATGAAGCCGCCTCCAGCCGAGCCAGTCAATCAGCTGGAAGCCCCGGCAGCGAGATGCACTCTGACGACATGGTCGACAGCGAGGCCttaaaggaggaggaggaagaggatgaagaggaagacgatgaagatgatgaggaggatgaggacgaggaggaggacgaTGAGGGGAACCGGTCGGCCGCTGAAGGCGGTCAGCCGAAGGAGGCCCGGGAGCAGACAGAGTCGAGGAAGAGGAAGGCAGGGGAGGCGCTTGGTGACGGGTCAAACCAGGGGGCGGGGCCCAGTGGTTCGGGGGTTGGGGCCAAATCCAAGGTTCTCCCCTTTAGCCCAGAGACTTCTTCTGTCATGATCACAGCAGCGTCGTCTTTAGAAGGCCGTATGAGGATTTTGGATGCTTGTTCTACATCGTCGTCTGCTCGACCTGAGGGCACGGAGCCACAGGAGCAGCCATCAGACATTGACCCCTCACAGATGGTCCAGGGGCCTCAGGAACCTCCCTGTTTGCCACGGCCTGGGGATTTTCTAGGAGAAGCCATTGGCAGTGAACTTTTTAACTGTCGGCGCTTCATTGGCCcacagcaccaccaccaccaccatcatcatcaccaccaccatcatcatcacgaAGG ACCCATGGTGGAAGACATGCTGAGTGCGGACGATGTGAGCTGTAGCAGCTCCCAGGTCAGCGCCAAGTCGGAGAAGAACATGGCGGATTTTGACGGGGAGGAGTCAGGTTGTGAGGAGGAGCTAGTCCAAATCAATTCCCACGCCGAGCTCAGCTCTCACCTCCAGCAGCACCTCCCCAACCTGGCCTCCATTTACCACGAGCACCTTGTACAAG GCCCAGCTGTTCACAAGCACCAGTACTCCAGCAGCCATGCTGTGACTGATATCAACTTGGACAATGTCTGTAAGAAGGGCAACACTCTGCTGTGGGACCTAGTGCAGGACGAGGATGCG atcCACCTTTCTGAGGGTCTGATTAATGAAGCAGAGAAGCTGCTGTGTTCGCTGGTCTGTTGGTTCACTGACAGACAGATTCGAATGCGCTTTATAGAGGGTTGCCTTGACAACTTGGCTCACCACAG GTCTGTTGTGGTTTCCTTGCGTCTACTACCCAAACTTTTTGGCACTTTTCAGCAGTTTGGCTCCAGCTACGACACCCACTGGATCACCAT GTGGGCCGAGAAGGAGTTGCACATGATGAAACTGTTCTTCGATGACCTGCAGCACTACATCCAGGAAGTCCGGGATCATCGGCACAAGTTTGCACT GTACAGCCACAGTGCTGAGGTTCAGGTCCGTCTGCAGTTCCTCACCTGTGTCTTCTCCACGCTGGGATCTCCAGACCACTTCA gACTGAGTCTGGAGCAGGTGGACATCCTGTGGCACTGTCTGGTGGAGGATGCTGAATGCTACGATGACGCGCTCCACTGGTTCCTCAATCAAGTTCGCAGCAAGGACCAGCATGCGATGGGCATGGAGACCTACAAACACCTCTTTCTGGAGAAG ATGCCCCAGCTGAAGCCAGAGACCATCAGCATGACAGGACTCAACCTCTTTCAGCACCTCTGTAACCTGGCCCGTCTCGCCACCAGTGCGCTGGACAATGCCTCCAGCTGTGAG CTGTGTGGGATGGACCAGCTGTGGGGCATCGCTCTGAGAGCTCAGTCTGCCGACATCAGCCGAGCCGCCATCCAGTACATCAACTCTTACTACATCAACG CTGGGAAGACGGGCCTGGAGAAGGAGCAGGAGTTTATCAGGAAGTGCATGGAGAGTCTGCTGATGGCCTCAGCCAACCTGGAGGAGGACTCTCACTCCAGCCTGACCAGCATCGAGAGGGGGCTGCTCATGCTCAAGACACACCTGGAGGCCTTTCGACGCAG GTTTGCCTACCATCTACGGCAGTGGCAGATTGAAGGGACGGGAATTAGCAGCCACCTGAAAGCTCTCAGTGACAAACAGTCTCTGCCGCTCAGGATTGTGTGTCAGCCGGCCGGCCTGCCTGACAAG ATGACCATCGAGATGTATCCCAGTGACCAGGTAGCAGACCTGCGAGCTGAGGTGACCCACTGGTACGAGAACCTGCAGAAGGAGCAGATGAACCAGCAGGCTCAGCTGCAAGAGTTTGGCCAGAGTGGCCGACAGACAGGAGACTTCCCAG GTGGTTTGATGGGACCGGTCAGGATGATCTCCTCTGGCCATGAACTGACCACTGACTATGACGAGAAGACACTACATGAGCTGGGcttcaaagacatgcag AtggtgtttgtgtctcttgGAGCTCCACGGAGAGAAAGGAAGGGGGAGGGCGTCCAGCTGCCAGCCTCCTGTCTGCCCCCACCCCAGAAGGAGCACATCCCcatgctgctgctcctccaggAGCCCCACCTCACCACGCTGTTTGAGCTGCTGGAGATGCTGGCTTGCTTCAAACCACCCAGCCCTAGCACAGAGAAGGTCCATGAGAGCCCTGAG AGTGCACGGTGTGAGGAGCTTCACCTCCACGCAGAGAATTTGTCTCGCCGTGTTTGGGAGCTGCTGATGCTTCTTCCTACGTGTCCCAAAATGCTGCAAGCCTTCCAGAACATCTCCGATGACACA aatGGGGAGGGTCTCTGCTGGAAGGAGCTGCTGAAGATTAAAAGTCCCCACAAGCTGCTCTATGCTCTAGAGATCATTGAGGCTCTGGGCAAACCCAACAGACGCATCCACAGAGAGTCCACC gGCAGCTATAGTGATCTGTATCCAGACTCTGACGACTCCAGTGAGGATCAGATAGAAAACAGCAAGAACACTTGGAGCTGCAAG tTTGTTTCCTCGGGAGGTCTCCAGCTGCTTCTGGAGATTTTCAACTCAGGCATCCTGGAGCCCAAAGACCAGGAGTCCTGGACTGTG TGGCTGCTGGACTGTCTGGCCTGCCTGCTTAAGCTGATTTGTCAGTTTGCTGTGGACCCTGCAGACCTGGATCTGGCCTACCATGATGTCTTCTCCTGGTCTGGTCTTGCTGACAGCCAGCGAAAACGGGCGTGGCCGGGCAAATCCCGCAAGTCGACGGTAGACCACGGGAAAGGGCTGCACATTCCTCGTCTTACTGAG GTTTTTCTCAGCCTGGTCCAAGGTACCAACCTCATTCAGCGCTTGATTAACGTGGCCTACACCTACGACAACCTCGCACACAG AGTTCTTAAGGCTCAGTCAGACCACAGATCTCGTCATGAAG TGACTCACTACTCCATGTGGCTGCTGGTGAGCTGGGCTCACTGCTCCTCCACGGTAAAGTCCAGTCTGGCCGACAGCGACCACCTCCATGACTGGCTGAAGAAACTCACCCTGCTGGTGCCTGAG CCGGCAGTGAGACATGAGGCGTGTAACGGCCTCTACAAGCTTTCCCTGTCGGGTCTGGAGGGTGGAGAGTCCATTAACCGATCCTTTCTGCTGCTCGCTGCCTCCACGCTGCTCAAGTTCCTGCCTGACGCACAGGCTCTCAAACCACTAAGG GTGGAGGACTATGAGGAGGAGCCTCTGTTAAGGACGGGCTGTAAGGAATACTTCTGGCTGCTTTGTAAACTCATCGACAACATCCACGTTAAAGACGCCAGCCAG AaggtctctccctctctgtcgcTGGCTGGCTCGATGCAGACCACCCTGCTGGACCTGGACGCTCTCGCCCGACACCTTGCCGACTGCATCCGAAG TCGGGAGATCCTGGACCAGCAGGACGGGATGATTGAGGACGACGGGCTGACCGGCCTTTTGCGTCTTGCCACCAGTGTCCTTAAACACAAGCCTCCCTTCAAGTTCTCCCGCGAGGGGCAGGAATTCCTGCGAGACGTCCacaacctcctctttctcctgccCAGCCTGGCCGACCGCGCTCAACCCAAGTGCAAGTCCCACGCTGCCAGGGCTGCTGCCTACGACCTGTTAGTGGAGACGGTGAAGGGCTCGGTGGAGAACTACAGGCTTCTCCACAACTGGGTCATGTCACAGCACATGCAGG cttCTCACGCTCCATACAAGTGGGACTACTGGCCCCACGATGACGTTCGGGCTGAGTGTCGCTTTGTGGGCCTGACCAACCTGGGAGCCACCTGTTACCTGGCGTCTACCATCCAGCAGCTCTACATGATCCCAGAGGCCCGGCAGGCCGTCTTTACCGCCAAG TACTCTGAGGATATCAAACACAAGACCACGCTGCTGGAACTGCAGAAGATGTTTACATATCTCATG gagagtgagaggaaagCCTACAACCCCCGACCTTTCTGCAAAACCTACACCATGGACAAACAGCCTCTCAACACTGGAGAGCAGAAGGACATGACAGAGTTCTTCACCGACCTCATCACCAAGATCGAGGAGATGTCCCAGGAGCTG aaacacacagtgaaaactTTATTCGGTGGCGTCATCACTAACAACGTGGTCTCTTTG gaCTGTGACCATGTCAGCCAGACTGCAGAGGAGTTTTACACTGTCCGATGTCAGGTAGCAGACATGAAGAACATCTAT GAATCTCTGGATGAGGTAACCATCAAAGACACGCTGGAGGGCGACAACATGTACACCTGCTCCCAGTGTGGCAAGAAGGTCCGCGCAGAGAAAAG AGCTTGTTTCAAGAAGCTGCCTCGCATCCTGAGCTTCAACACCATGAGGTACACCTTCAACATGGTGACGATGATGAAGGAGAAAGTCAACACGCACTTCTCCTTCCCTCTGCGGCTTGACATGACACCTTATACTGAAGACTTCCTGATGGGGAAAGGAGAGCGGAAGGAGG GTTTTCGAGAGGAGCGTGAAGCGAATGTAACGGAGAGCTACGAGTACGACCTCATCGGGGTCACAGTGCACACGGGCACAGCGGACGGTGGCCATTACTACAGCTTCATCAGAGATATTGTCAACCCACATGCCTACAAGAATAACAAGTG GTATCTGTTCAACGATGCAGAGGTGAAGCCCTTCGACTCGGCCCAGCTGGCTTCAGAGTGTTTCGGAGGAGAGATGACG ACTAAAACCTATGACTCAGTCACTGACAAGTTCATGGATTTCTCCTTTGAGAAG ACACACAGCGCCTACATGCTCTTCTACAAGAGGGTGGAGCTGGAGGAAGAGAATGGCAAAGACTTCAGTTTTGACGTCTCACCCGATCTTCTTGAG TGGATTTGGCATGACAACATGCAGTTTCTCCaggataaaaatatatttgaacacACTTACTTTGG GTTCATGtggcagctctgcagcagcatcCCCAGCACTCTGCCAGACCCAAAAGCTGTTTCACTCATGACTGCCAAG CTCAGCACATCATTCGTCCTTGAAACCTTTATTCACTCAAAGGAGAAG CCCACCATGCTGCAGTGGATCGAACTCCTGACCAAACAGTTCAACAACAGCCAGGCTGCCTGCGAG tGGTTTTTGGACCGGATGGCTGATGACAACTGGTGGCCAATGCAGATTCTTATAAAGTGTCCAAATCAGATTGTCAGACAG ATGTTCCAGCGGTTGTGCATCCATGTCATACAGAGGCTGCGGCCAGTTCATGCTCACCTCTACCTGCAGCCTGGCATGGAGGACGG CTCTGATGACATGGACGGTCCAGTGGAGGACATCGGTAGCCGATCGTGCGTCACTCGCTTCGTTAAGACCCTTTTGTCCATCATGGAGCACGGCGTCAAGCCCCACAGCAAACACCTGACAGAGTACTTCGCCTTCCTGTATGAGTTCGCCAAGatgggagaggaggag AGTCAGTTCCTGCTGTCACTACAAGCCATCTCCATCATGGTGCATTTCTACATGGGAACCAAAGGCCCTGAGAAC CCTCAGGTGGAGGTGCTatcagaggaggagggagaagaggaggatgaggaggaggacatCTTGTCTCTAGCAGAGGAGAAGTATCGCCCTGCCGCTCTGGAGAAGATGATCGCCCTCATCGCTCTGCTGGTGGAGCAGTCTCGCTCAGAGAG ACATCTGACTCTGTCTCAGAGCGACATGGCCGCGCTCACCGGAGGGAAAGGCTTCCCCTTCCTCTTCCAGCACATCAGAGACGGCATCAATATCAGACAGACCTGCAACCTCATCTTCAGCCTCTGTCGCTATAACAACCGTCTGGCTGAGCAC atTGTGTCGATGCTCTTCACCTCCATCGCAAAACTGACACCAGAA GCTGCTAATCCTTTCTTCAAGCTGCTGACCATGTTGATGGAGTTTGCAGGTGGACCCCCGGGGATGCCCTCCTTCGCATCCTACATTCTGCAAAGGATCTGGGAG CCCAAACTGTCAGAGCCGGCCATCGCCACCAACCACAACAAGCAGGCGCTGCTCTCCTTCTGGTACAACGTGTGCGTGGACTGTCCGGAGAACGTCCGGCTGGTGGTGCAGAACCCTGTGGTGACCAAGAACATCGCCTTCAACTACATCCTGGCCGACCACGACGACCAGGAGGTCGTTCTGTTCAACCGCGGCATGCTGCCCGCTTACTACGGCATCCTGCGCATGTGCTGCGAGCAGTCGCCCACCTTCACCCGTCAGCTCGCCTCGCACCAGAACATCCAGTGGGCCTTCAAGAACCTCACTCCACATGCAAGCCAGTACCCCGGG gCTGTGGAGGAGCTGTTCAACCTGATGCAGCTGTTTGTGGCGCAGCGAGCTGACATGAGGGAAGAAGAGCTGGAGGACATTAAACAGTTTAAGAAAACCACCATCAGCTGCTATCTGCGCTGCTTGGACGGACGCTCCTGCTGGACCACACTCATCAG TGCCTTCAGGGTTCTGCTGGAGAACGACGAGGACCGGCTCCTGGTCGTCTTCAACAGAGGACTCATCCTCATGACTGAG TCCTTCAACACTTTGCACATGATGTACCACGAGGCGACAGCGTGCCACGTGACTGGAGACCTGGTGGAGCTGCTGTCCATCTTCCTGTCTGTCCTCAAGGCGTCCCGGCCGTACCTGCAGCGCAAAG ATGTAAAACAGGCTTTGATCCAGTGGCAGGAGAGAATCGACTTTGCCCACAAGCTGCTGACGCTCCTCAACTCGTACAGCCCCCCTGAGCTCCGCAACGCCTGCTTAG ATGTTCTGAAAGAACTCGTTCTGCTGAGTCCACACGACTTCCTGCACACTCTGGTTCCCTTCCTGCAGCACAACCACTGTACTTACCACCACAGCAACATCCCCA TGTCGTTCGGTCCGTATCTGCCCTGCAGAGAGAACATGAAGCTGATGGGAGCCAAAAACAACATCCGGCCTCCGAGGCCAGAGCTCAACATGTGTCTGCTGCCCTCGATGGTGGAGAACAGCAGG ggtAAAGATGAGGTGTACGACAGGATGCTGCTGGATTACTTCCTTTCCTACCACCAGTTCATCCACCTGCTGTGCCGTGTCGCCATCAACTGCGAGAAATTCACTGACACACTTGTCAAACTAA GTGTGTTGATAGCGTATGAAGGACTTCCTCTCCACCTCGCTCTCCTCCCCAAACTGTGGACGGAGCTCTGCCAGTCACAG TCTGTTCTGGCTAAAACGTGCGTGAAGCTGCTGTGCGAGGACCCGGCGTTCAGCGAGTACATCAAGTGCATCCTGATGGACGAGAGGACGTTTCTCAACAACAACGTGGCCTACTCCTTCCTCACCTGCTTCCTGCACAAG gtcCAGGTGCTGTCTGGCTCCAGCTGCTCCAACCTGATTGGCGTTTTGGTGACAAACCTGCTGAGTGAACAGAACAGCCTGCAGCCTGAACTGGCGGCTCACCGCCTGGAGCTCAGCAAGATCAGCGGCCTGCTCAACgct GACCTGAGGGCattggtgctgctgctgtccgTGCAGCCGCCTCAGGCCATTGACCCGGGCCTCTGCCCGACCCTGCAGGAGCTGCTGGTTCGCTGTCGTGTTTGTGTCCAGCAGCGTAACGCTCTGGAGCTGGAGGCCAAGGACCACAAGGCCAAAG ctgAGGAGGAAGGGGCGACCCCGGTGAAGCGGCGGAGGGTGAGCAGTGACGATGACAGAcccagtgaagcagcagcagctgctccgCTCTGCGTggcctccaccacctcctcctcatctgcCCTCCCCTCTTGCAGCGAGCCAAAGCCCGACCCCCAGGAGCCGCTGACCCCCACCAGCACATCGGACACTGAGACTCGTGACTCTTCCTCTCTAATCGACCCCGGCACGGAGCAGGACCCGCCTTCCCCTGACCCCGCTCCCGTCTCTTCGGGAAACCTGGGCTCCTCCCCCAAGGAAGAGAAGATGGAGGcgtcttcatcctcctcctcctcattctcctcatcctcctccctgCTGCAGGAGGCTGGCGAGGGGTTTACACAGGGGGACGGGGAGGAGCGAGAGCCACCGCAGCTCATGGCAAcaggtgaggaggaggatgcaGGGCAgcaggaggggaggagggaggaggcgGCATCTGCCCATGAGGAGGTGAAGGAGGCCAGCTTAAAgaccagcagcagctcagccCCTCCCCTCTCAGAGGACACTGGCTTCCCATCAGCCCTTGGGCTGGTGGGGGAGGGTCCAGAGCCCTGCAGTGGCCACGCTTCTTCCTCGCAGGCGTTCCCGAGTGCCCCACCTGACATGCTGGACATGCTCTATAGGACGGTGGAAGCCACCATCGCCATAGTAACCAAACTGTCTGCTAAAGGCCCGCCCTCATCATGA